From a region of the Mytilus galloprovincialis chromosome 3, xbMytGall1.hap1.1, whole genome shotgun sequence genome:
- the LOC143069445 gene encoding uncharacterized protein LOC143069445 has protein sequence MASEPMSAEYAKSAKSACKGCMKNIAKGELRIGFVGKANFGTTAWYHYDCIWKNYENLKSIDSSKTTKSIVLGYSDLKEDEKTKLDADLPKYCKEAAEKAVAAAKERPLPMATEYAKSAKSSCKGCSKGIDKGALRVGFTGKANFGATAWYHYDCIWKDNENLKSIDGSKAAEKIIKGYSDLQDKDQDKLEADLLKHCSKPPAEKRKSDASKDGPTAAKKSK, from the exons atGGCTTCAGAACCTATGAGCGCCGAATATGCTAAATCAGCGAAGTCTGCATGTAAAGGCTGTATGAAGAATATAGCGAAAGGAGAACTCCGTATAGGATTCGTCGGCAAGGCTAATTTCGGCACAACTGCGTGGTACCATTATGATTGTATTTGGAAGAACTACGAAAATCTCAAATCAATCGACAGCTCTAAAACAACAAAAAGCATCGTTCTGGGATATTCAGATTTGAAGGAAGATGAGAAAACGAAACTAGATGCGGACTTGCCTAAATATTGCAAAGAAGCCGCCGAAAAGGCAGTCGCTGCAGCCAAAGAAAGACCATTACCCATGGCTACAGAATATGCTAAGTCTGCCAAATCTTCTTGCAAAGGTTGTTCAAAAGGTATCGACAAAGGGGCACTCCGTGTTGGATTCACAGGAAAGGCTAACTTCGGTGCCACAGCGTGGTATCATTATGACTGTATTTGGAAGGACAATGAAAATTTAAAGTCAATTGATGGCTCAAAAGCGGCGGAGAAGATAATTAAAGGATATTCCGATCTGCAGGATAAAGATCAAGATAAACTTGAAGCCGACTTGTTGAAGCATTGTAGTAAACCACCAGCAGAGAAAAGAAAATCGGACGCTTCTAAAG atggTCCAACAGCTGCCAAAAAGTCTAAATAG
- the LOC143069444 gene encoding GPI-N-acetylgalactosamine transferase PGAP4-like yields MKKHRCWAFRMVQLPKIMRNIVLILTATSVCILLSILYANNKPFSKVYHLFNSKNDVFKLAKQLNSERLFKAHQYLDGLNKTQQPNYDSRPELAIVIVTVKRKAYDASSLGYVLQSISATHKLFVNDLVFPKKTMMICNVDLHPENYTEIVNLKPFIPVVERYGASSLPITINSSRISMYAKRRYNSKYDKETVDYMYCLESAYSLGASYVLLIEDDALPREDTLKVLKNKILYIKSKNKGRYSFIKLYYPQRWQGYAYESSRILEIISVGCVGAGLAVAIQFITCRTKSYFLQVMYFSCGAWLFVTAALIIGRQNVFEFYRISKYLYSLRNSPGCCTQAMLYTRQFIPALIDFLSVKHKALHTDLAIYNFTNVTGIPAYQIEPNLFYHVGMYTSLSSSDKHKNAEEFIFDP; encoded by the coding sequence ATGAAAAAACACAGATGTTGGGCTTTCAGGATGGTTCAACTTCCAAAGATCATGCGCAATATTGTTCTAATACTCACGGCAACGTCAGTCTGCATACTGCTCTCTATCCTTTACGCAAACAACAAGCCCTTTTCGAAAGTTTACCAtttatttaattctaaaaacGATGTTTTTAAACTTGCAAAGCAATTAAATAGTGAACGCTTGTTCAAGGCCCATCAATATTTAGATGGATTAAATAAAACTCAGCAGCCGAACTACGACAGCCGACCGGAACTTGCAATAGTCATAGTAACCGTCAAAAGAAAAGCGTATGATGCAAGTAGCCTTGGATACGTATTACAGTCCATATCAGCCACACATAAACTTTTTGTAAATGATCTTGTCTTCCCGAAGAAAACCATGATGATATGCAATGTAGACTTACATCCTGAAAACTATACAGAAATTGTTAACCTTAAACCGTTTATTCCGGTAGTGGAGCGATATGGAGCATCCTCTTTACCAATAACCATTAATAGTAGCAGGATTAGTATGTATGCAAAAAGAAGATATAATAGTAAATATGATAAAGAGACTGTAGACTATATGTACTGTTTAGAATCGGCTTATTCACTTGGTGCTAGTTATGTACTGTTAATAGAAGACGATGCTCTTCCTCGGGAAGATACATTAAAAGTGCTCAAAAACAAAATACTATAtataaagagtaaaaataagGGACGTTACTCTTTCATTAAGTTGTACTATCCACAAAGATGGCAAGGATATGCGTATGAATCTAGCCGGATACTAGAGATTATAAGTGTAGGGTGTGTTGGGGCGGGATTGGCAGTCGCTATCCAATTTATTACATGTAGAACGAAGTCATACTTTTTACAAGTGATGTATTTTTCGTGTGGTGCTTGGCTGTTTGTTACAGCTGCTCTTATCATTGGAAGACAAAAcgtgtttgaattttatagaatttctaaatatttatatTCTTTGAGGAATTCACCTGGGTGCTGTACGCAAGCGATGTTGTATACAAGGCAATTCATTCCGGCATTAATTGATTTTTTATCGGTGAAACACAAGGCATTACATACGGACTTGGCCATATATAACTTTACAAATGTGACTGGTATCCCAGCGTACCAGATCGAACCGAACTTGTTCTACCATGTTGGAATGTATACCTCTTTGTCATCATCCGATAAACACAAAAACGCAGAAGAATTTATCTTCGATCCATGa